In Vagococcus hydrophili, one DNA window encodes the following:
- a CDS encoding WxL domain-containing protein, whose amino-acid sequence MKKKVMIVPLAMLLSLGVTATSVSADGGTDAVTDGRVTVEDSGKTGIVDPENPDKLVDPGELRATEGSLRFDYVSALDFGKVKIGPKNREFDSLAQNFMNKETDARGFFLQISDFREKKSGWTLQVKQEEQFKTPEYDELTGGVLSFDNGWANNQSKKGTPTVTRNTIKINNIGESYDVASAATGEGTGIWSIAFGASDKNSNNQKATLKAEKDDKGKPLMDATYNKPVYRNSAVSLSIPESTNVLPKEYQTKITWILGELP is encoded by the coding sequence GTGAAAAAAAAGGTAATGATTGTCCCACTTGCTATGCTTCTGTCACTAGGAGTAACTGCAACATCTGTTTCTGCTGATGGTGGAACAGACGCAGTAACTGATGGTCGAGTAACAGTGGAAGATTCTGGAAAAACGGGAATCGTTGATCCGGAGAATCCTGATAAGTTAGTTGATCCTGGGGAACTGAGAGCGACAGAAGGTTCTTTAAGATTTGATTATGTTTCAGCTCTTGATTTTGGAAAAGTGAAGATTGGACCGAAAAATCGTGAATTCGATAGCTTGGCTCAAAACTTCATGAATAAAGAAACAGATGCGAGAGGATTCTTTCTTCAAATATCTGATTTCAGAGAGAAAAAAAGTGGTTGGACATTACAAGTCAAACAAGAAGAACAATTCAAAACACCTGAATATGATGAGTTAACGGGTGGTGTACTATCCTTTGATAATGGTTGGGCAAACAACCAATCTAAAAAAGGCACACCAACGGTAACAAGAAACACCATCAAAATCAACAACATTGGGGAGAGTTACGACGTTGCCAGTGCAGCAACAGGTGAGGGAACAGGTATCTGGTCCATTGCCTTTGGTGCATCTGATAAAAATAGCAACAATCAGAAAGCAACGTTAAAAGCTGAAAAGGATGACAAAGGAAAACCGCTGATGGATGCGACGTATAATAAGCCGGTCTATCGTAACAGCGCAGTATCACTATCCATCCCCGAATCAACAAATGTTTTACCCAAGGAATACCAAACGAAAATCACTTGGATTCTTGGCGAATTACCATAA
- a CDS encoding MucBP domain-containing protein: MRKKTIARIGSLLLFFSVAVVGVKAEAEPWLRDYPGINTVNNDTGLTTDGKPIPGEYSTLLRLTDDMYYTFKGTTSDERNNSRYRQATGKPTVTFNKDYMKSTPEESSSVRLNKIAIFQGEYIDLRVSLGSADRSGSVDLFVPSYKGNKKEQKEFLYFSNKGGGKNTDVLFKYEFLYHGTEQKVKNYKGTWNYKRINSFKSITLDVEDSKAMYVYDDSTIQYKTNSNIKQIVPFGTVNSEPYTTNLTNLLDLKNGEFKTTMTTLKGSAAYLKYELNPITKMELPYPEVMGLTTEDGDSRNIEYIVIQDMPEQLKTEFYPRYYNLTVQFDNEVDVNTVGMNVKDVNGEDATSNFRISQRIPESNQIKISVDSSTLSRESFVDNSYRIKLNAKLKPSFEDTKGNYYDKATGYYKVPASAYYQTNDNTSAVAKADAKLKAGISATPITQTVARGSNTDGWDKKAITDYFNNIKGAYPEDVLKIKSVENKVFNPSGNSDTVKITLVGTKTGIEKTFTVPVVVLNERKANLHYVDQNGVKISDPELRKGFETKAYDFTEEKKQIPNYKFVKMDDSGKYDPVKGTFPSTDKELNIYFVYELDQHPVTIQYLDIKNANRSILDNKTEEVKVGDKHKVKVEKVPGYKLVNVTVDGKEVPVVKDEIEFEMPTKPAVVKFNYEPNHMDVSIKAAQSTATQTDPVNITAKINSLMSYGTNQKVNDYSSDFLITIHTKDANQHAEKPKNIKLVTDDKKDVTGDVSEYSDFFTVKLKSGTKLADTENLTLTFDTKVKADAVTDSEIKYGTEVKNTYKLNTSKANDSYESIVKAKKDSLTKVTGSLRIVEGPTEIDFGKVDYLAKNQRVEDPKIKGKLEVADTRHGAKKWTLQATLEEPLKDGTKVLPSEVKYKTDTDDITLSSAAKPIYENTQQTNNVVVSDSWGTKPGSNGIKLNVKSTDKLSKGTYVGKIRWTVLEAE, translated from the coding sequence ATGAGAAAGAAAACAATAGCAAGAATAGGTTCGTTATTGCTGTTCTTTAGTGTAGCGGTTGTTGGAGTTAAGGCGGAGGCGGAGCCGTGGTTAAGAGATTATCCTGGAATTAATACTGTGAATAATGATACTGGTCTGACGACTGACGGAAAGCCAATTCCCGGAGAGTATTCTACGCTGTTAAGGTTAACAGATGATATGTATTATACCTTTAAAGGAACTACTAGCGATGAAAGAAATAATAGTCGATACAGACAAGCTACTGGGAAACCAACTGTAACTTTTAATAAAGATTATATGAAAAGTACACCAGAGGAAAGTAGTTCTGTTAGATTGAATAAAATTGCGATTTTTCAAGGAGAGTATATTGATTTACGAGTGAGCCTTGGGTCAGCAGATAGAAGTGGTAGCGTAGATTTATTTGTTCCTTCTTATAAAGGTAATAAAAAGGAACAAAAAGAATTTTTGTATTTTAGTAACAAAGGTGGAGGGAAAAACACAGACGTATTGTTTAAATATGAATTTCTCTATCATGGAACTGAACAAAAAGTGAAAAATTATAAAGGAACTTGGAATTACAAAAGGATCAATAGTTTTAAATCTATAACGCTAGATGTAGAAGATTCTAAAGCGATGTATGTTTATGATGATTCAACAATTCAATATAAAACTAATAGTAATATTAAGCAAATAGTGCCATTTGGGACTGTAAATTCAGAACCGTATACAACTAACCTTACGAACCTATTAGATTTAAAAAATGGTGAATTTAAGACAACGATGACTACTTTGAAGGGATCTGCAGCTTATCTGAAATATGAACTAAACCCTATTACAAAAATGGAGTTACCTTATCCTGAAGTGATGGGACTTACTACAGAAGATGGTGATTCTAGAAATATTGAATATATTGTTATTCAGGATATGCCTGAGCAATTGAAAACAGAATTTTATCCTAGATACTATAATTTGACAGTTCAATTTGATAATGAAGTAGATGTGAATACAGTCGGAATGAATGTTAAGGACGTTAATGGTGAAGATGCTACTTCTAATTTTAGAATTTCTCAAAGAATTCCAGAAAGTAACCAAATTAAGATTAGTGTGGATAGTTCAACTCTTTCTAGAGAATCATTTGTAGATAATTCATACAGAATAAAACTAAATGCCAAGCTAAAACCATCTTTCGAGGATACTAAAGGTAACTACTACGATAAAGCAACTGGCTACTATAAAGTACCTGCTAGTGCGTACTATCAAACTAATGACAACACATCAGCAGTTGCTAAAGCTGATGCAAAATTAAAAGCTGGTATATCCGCTACCCCAATCACCCAAACTGTAGCCAGAGGTTCTAACACTGACGGTTGGGATAAAAAAGCAATCACTGATTATTTCAACAACATCAAAGGGGCATACCCAGAGGATGTGCTGAAAATCAAATCAGTGGAAAACAAAGTCTTTAACCCAAGCGGTAATTCAGACACAGTGAAGATTACCTTAGTTGGAACAAAAACAGGCATTGAAAAAACATTTACAGTACCTGTCGTAGTTCTGAACGAACGTAAAGCCAATCTTCACTACGTTGATCAAAATGGCGTGAAAATTTCTGATCCTGAGTTGAGAAAAGGGTTTGAAACCAAAGCTTATGACTTTACAGAGGAGAAGAAACAAATTCCTAATTACAAATTTGTGAAGATGGATGATTCTGGTAAGTACGATCCGGTCAAAGGAACGTTCCCATCAACGGATAAAGAATTAAACATCTACTTCGTTTACGAATTAGATCAACATCCTGTGACGATTCAATACTTAGATATTAAAAATGCGAATCGCTCAATTTTAGACAACAAAACAGAAGAAGTTAAAGTTGGGGATAAACATAAAGTCAAAGTGGAGAAAGTCCCAGGTTACAAACTCGTTAATGTAACAGTTGACGGCAAAGAAGTCCCTGTTGTTAAAGACGAGATTGAGTTTGAAATGCCAACGAAACCAGCTGTGGTGAAATTCAACTACGAACCAAACCACATGGATGTCAGCATTAAAGCGGCTCAAAGTACAGCCACTCAAACAGACCCAGTCAACATCACAGCAAAAATTAATAGTTTAATGTCTTATGGCACGAATCAAAAAGTGAATGACTATTCAAGTGATTTCTTGATTACTATTCATACTAAAGATGCCAATCAGCATGCTGAAAAGCCTAAAAATATCAAACTCGTCACAGATGATAAAAAAGACGTGACAGGTGATGTTTCCGAATACTCTGATTTCTTTACAGTGAAACTGAAAAGTGGCACGAAACTAGCTGATACAGAAAACCTAACCCTGACTTTTGATACAAAAGTGAAGGCAGACGCAGTAACAGATAGTGAAATCAAGTACGGCACAGAAGTTAAAAATACTTACAAGCTCAATACAAGTAAGGCAAATGATTCTTACGAAAGTATTGTCAAAGCGAAAAAAGATAGTTTAACCAAAGTGACAGGTAGTTTGAGAATTGTAGAAGGACCAACTGAAATTGATTTTGGTAAAGTGGATTACTTAGCTAAAAATCAACGAGTGGAAGATCCTAAAATCAAAGGAAAACTAGAAGTAGCAGATACAAGACATGGTGCTAAAAAATGGACACTTCAAGCAACTTTAGAAGAACCATTAAAAGACGGCACAAAAGTATTACCATCTGAAGTTAAGTACAAAACAGATACAGACGATATTACTTTATCTTCAGCAGCTAAACCAATTTACGAAAATACCCAGCAAACTAACAATGTCGTGGTTTCAGATTCTTGGGGAACTAAACCAGGAAGTAACGGAATCAAACTAAACGTCAAATCGACAGATAAGTTAAGCAAAGGAACATACGTTGGGAAAATTCGTTGGACAGTGCTAGAAGCAGAGTAG
- a CDS encoding DUF916 and DUF3324 domain-containing protein: MINKPKKSIVVMIVSFLLCVFFISSPKQAFAQGKTGFTYNVEFPENQMRKDVGFFHLKMKPSQKQTLVIKMGNVSTEKTTVNISLNGAKTNTNGVIEYGNNSIKNDKSLKYDFKDVVKGPDKVELKPGEEKNVEFKIAMPETSYEGVISGGIQMIEAGQGEDQKKAGGSVVINEYAYVVGLQLQEEDKVVVPELKLNSVKPGQSNFKNTIFVNYSNVKAAYLNNMTTEVQIAEKGKDTVIFEKKQAKMRMAPNTMIDFPIDMNGEAMKAGDYTAKILVTADNDIREEWTKDFKITQEDADKFNERDVGLVQEKGLNWKMIILIVVGFFVVVVLIFIAVHLLRKNNKKSKSSKKKSKSKKK, from the coding sequence ATGATCAATAAACCAAAAAAATCCATCGTAGTAATGATAGTTTCATTTTTGTTATGTGTGTTTTTTATCAGTAGTCCCAAACAAGCCTTCGCACAAGGAAAAACGGGATTTACTTATAACGTAGAATTTCCAGAGAATCAAATGCGTAAAGATGTGGGGTTCTTTCATTTAAAAATGAAACCTAGTCAAAAACAAACTTTAGTTATCAAAATGGGAAATGTGAGTACAGAAAAAACGACGGTCAATATTTCCTTAAATGGAGCTAAAACCAATACAAACGGGGTTATCGAATACGGTAACAACAGTATTAAAAATGATAAATCTTTAAAGTATGATTTTAAAGATGTGGTCAAAGGTCCTGATAAAGTTGAATTAAAACCAGGTGAAGAAAAAAACGTTGAGTTTAAAATAGCTATGCCTGAAACAAGTTATGAAGGTGTTATCTCTGGTGGGATTCAAATGATTGAAGCCGGTCAAGGTGAAGATCAGAAAAAAGCCGGCGGTTCAGTTGTTATTAACGAATATGCCTATGTGGTTGGGTTACAACTTCAAGAAGAAGATAAAGTGGTTGTCCCTGAGTTAAAACTAAATAGTGTGAAACCAGGACAATCTAACTTTAAAAACACGATTTTTGTAAACTATTCAAACGTCAAAGCGGCCTACTTGAATAATATGACCACAGAAGTTCAAATTGCTGAAAAAGGCAAAGACACAGTTATCTTTGAAAAGAAACAAGCTAAAATGCGTATGGCACCGAATACCATGATTGATTTTCCAATTGACATGAACGGGGAAGCCATGAAAGCGGGCGATTACACCGCCAAAATTTTAGTCACAGCAGATAATGATATCAGAGAAGAATGGACCAAAGATTTCAAAATCACACAAGAAGACGCAGATAAATTTAACGAGCGTGATGTCGGTTTAGTTCAAGAAAAAGGATTGAACTGGAAGATGATTATCCTCATCGTTGTTGGCTTCTTTGTAGTTGTTGTTCTAATCTTTATTGCAGTGCATCTTCTTAGAAAAAATAATAAGAAATCAAAATCAAGTAAGAAAAAATCAAAAAGTAAAAAGAAGTAA
- a CDS encoding carboxypeptidase-like regulatory domain-containing protein yields MKKQPTFLLVLIALFSILIITIKPECTEAANYTAYSESDLKRYLELPTSDTVTLGGPISLNSRITVKSNKVLDLNKQVLTANESSFSRSGGFNLTNTTGFTNFTIKNGLVTGGPTEGLDAKLQGLIFADASAYNLTVTAENMKHDGPGFFYGRSSDIVFKGKIDLQNEVFNARALNMTMYGNPLNPNDANNTDFYGYVDAPGSANPGATGKGGVNLSFDGYKINSARSIGKPTKNLYVSKNAKVELKNDKPDKDLIYRNNVGNFAEMRIDGEFIAEAQGSSLRTTSAFDRNEVGTKSDQSEINVNPGSIFKISTVNEKNTHGVVYTYNVDINVNNAEVFDIRNFGSGVFFHGWNNRPYNNFRIYNSDIGVWTESSKGIGNPLYLWQDVKFTTILDFHYKMKGNKLTDKVSSSNPDIPDKFNINEFSRISNDVALPRIIPDKKTVGNNEKSISGGTKYVLPDGRVIDKPAANAKVTLKIDGGGIYNTTTDANGKWSLNNLDLTSVKGGSTGTFTMVDADQRYGDAAYITIEDRIPPKVVPKLVKEKLNIFDNLKTVTNALASYSDETSTKFDIQFLTSQKEREEMVKAVGKYDVKVKVTDEAGNSTTVTAPVIVYEPTNPPTTNGFASGKDFEVDYDKWTKGTDAEKRQIMIDEKYGATKGYEISGDKVTEVTDNPDKMTIDFSGHKWEPKKTYPITVKVGTFKTTINVKLVPAAVKMNVKQVYKGTDKPIFTNLSEDKPIDNSKEIEVKIGDSLETIVDEMIKSGKFQLNYSGYNKVKIKDYKVKINNQLIETDKVPDQGFQLIYEYEGQMKFAKAPTLDFGNVEISSKDKISKLSSESQDEVSIINTFLDYGWTLKASLPKGITNKQTGEEFLGQLLYFDNDGEKHAITDSGANLTSQKKTDKSLSTIDIRGNQNSGMRLEQHIGNTKDEYSGELIWSLEDGPKE; encoded by the coding sequence ATGAAGAAACAACCAACTTTTTTATTGGTTCTGATTGCCCTATTTTCCATACTTATAATCACGATTAAGCCAGAGTGTACAGAAGCAGCGAATTATACAGCCTACTCTGAATCTGATTTGAAAAGGTATTTAGAATTACCCACTAGCGATACAGTTACATTAGGTGGACCAATTAGTTTAAATAGTAGAATTACGGTGAAATCAAATAAAGTATTGGATTTGAATAAGCAGGTGCTTACTGCAAATGAATCGTCATTTAGTAGGTCAGGCGGCTTTAATTTAACAAATACAACAGGTTTTACTAATTTTACAATCAAAAATGGACTTGTTACAGGAGGTCCAACTGAAGGTTTAGATGCAAAATTACAAGGGTTAATTTTTGCGGATGCTAGTGCGTATAATCTAACGGTTACGGCAGAAAATATGAAACATGATGGACCAGGATTTTTCTATGGTCGAAGCAGCGATATAGTCTTTAAAGGAAAAATAGATTTGCAGAACGAAGTGTTCAATGCACGGGCCTTAAATATGACAATGTATGGTAACCCACTTAATCCTAATGACGCCAATAACACTGATTTTTATGGTTATGTGGATGCTCCAGGTAGTGCTAATCCAGGTGCAACGGGAAAAGGAGGAGTAAATCTTTCTTTTGATGGATACAAAATTAATTCTGCTAGAAGCATAGGTAAGCCTACTAAAAATTTATATGTTTCTAAAAATGCAAAAGTTGAGTTAAAAAATGATAAACCAGATAAAGACTTAATTTATAGAAATAATGTAGGGAACTTTGCTGAGATGCGCATAGATGGAGAATTTATTGCTGAAGCGCAAGGGTCGTCTTTGAGAACAACCTCAGCATTTGATAGAAATGAAGTAGGGACTAAATCAGATCAATCAGAGATTAACGTAAATCCTGGTTCGATTTTTAAGATTTCAACAGTTAATGAGAAAAATACCCATGGAGTTGTTTATACTTATAATGTGGATATCAATGTAAATAATGCAGAAGTATTTGATATTCGAAATTTTGGTAGTGGCGTTTTTTTTCATGGGTGGAATAATAGACCGTACAATAATTTTAGGATATACAATAGCGATATAGGCGTTTGGACAGAGAGTTCTAAAGGAATTGGTAATCCGTTATATTTATGGCAAGATGTAAAATTTACAACTATTCTTGATTTTCACTATAAAATGAAAGGGAATAAGTTAACTGACAAAGTATCCTCAAGTAATCCAGATATTCCAGATAAATTTAACATCAATGAATTCAGCCGTATCTCAAACGATGTTGCCTTACCTCGTATCATTCCTGATAAAAAAACAGTAGGAAACAACGAGAAAAGTATTAGTGGTGGCACCAAATATGTTTTACCAGATGGACGAGTGATTGATAAACCAGCTGCCAATGCTAAAGTTACTTTAAAGATTGATGGTGGCGGAATATATAATACAACAACGGATGCTAATGGAAAGTGGTCACTTAATAATTTAGATTTAACAAGTGTTAAAGGCGGTTCTACTGGAACCTTTACAATGGTTGATGCCGATCAAAGGTACGGAGATGCTGCTTATATTACAATTGAAGATAGAATTCCTCCAAAAGTAGTACCTAAGCTAGTTAAAGAAAAGTTAAATATTTTTGATAATTTAAAAACAGTAACCAATGCATTAGCTTCATATTCAGACGAAACCAGTACTAAGTTTGATATCCAATTTCTGACTAGTCAAAAAGAACGTGAAGAGATGGTTAAAGCAGTCGGTAAATACGATGTAAAAGTTAAAGTGACAGATGAAGCAGGCAATTCAACAACTGTAACTGCGCCTGTTATTGTATATGAACCGACCAATCCACCAACGACAAATGGTTTTGCATCTGGAAAAGACTTCGAAGTTGACTATGATAAATGGACGAAGGGAACAGACGCTGAGAAACGTCAAATTATGATTGATGAAAAGTATGGTGCTACGAAAGGATATGAAATTTCTGGTGATAAAGTCACTGAAGTAACGGATAATCCAGATAAAATGACTATCGATTTTTCTGGTCATAAGTGGGAACCTAAGAAAACATATCCGATTACAGTGAAAGTAGGGACATTTAAAACAACAATTAATGTGAAGCTTGTTCCAGCTGCTGTAAAGATGAATGTAAAACAAGTGTATAAGGGAACGGATAAACCAATCTTTACTAATCTATCCGAGGATAAGCCGATTGATAATTCAAAAGAAATTGAAGTTAAAATTGGAGACTCGTTAGAAACAATTGTTGATGAGATGATCAAATCTGGGAAATTTCAATTGAATTATTCAGGATACAATAAAGTGAAAATAAAAGATTATAAAGTGAAAATTAATAATCAACTAATTGAAACAGATAAAGTTCCTGATCAAGGGTTTCAATTAATTTATGAATATGAAGGTCAAATGAAATTTGCTAAGGCTCCTACTCTTGACTTTGGTAACGTCGAAATCAGTAGTAAAGATAAAATAAGTAAGTTATCGAGTGAATCTCAGGATGAAGTGTCAATTATTAACACATTTTTAGATTATGGTTGGACACTGAAGGCATCTTTACCTAAAGGGATTACTAATAAACAAACAGGTGAAGAGTTCTTAGGGCAACTTCTCTATTTTGATAATGACGGAGAGAAACATGCGATTACTGATTCGGGTGCTAATTTGACTTCTCAGAAGAAGACCGATAAATCATTAAGTACCATTGATATTCGAGGGAATCAAAATTCAGGTATGCGTTTAGAACAGCATATAGGTAATACCAAGGATGAGTATAGTGGTGAACTTATTTGGAGTCTAGAAGATGGACCAAAAGAGTAA
- a CDS encoding LPXTG cell wall anchor domain-containing protein, translated as MRVKRKMAIVGTILLSCLMIFTLNSKQVFASDNGGGSITTPGKITFEVEKTEPSKEKEKDEPKILPKTFAKMLPKTGESTSPLGSLMGVMLIGGSLVYLAKKRKQGGEQS; from the coding sequence GTGAGAGTGAAAAGAAAAATGGCGATTGTTGGTACGATATTATTAAGTTGTTTGATGATTTTTACCCTAAATAGCAAGCAAGTTTTTGCTAGCGACAATGGTGGTGGCAGTATCACAACACCAGGGAAAATCACCTTCGAAGTAGAAAAAACTGAACCATCTAAAGAAAAAGAGAAGGATGAACCAAAAATATTGCCGAAAACATTCGCAAAAATGTTACCTAAAACGGGAGAAAGTACTTCTCCTCTAGGTAGTTTGATGGGTGTCATGTTGATAGGTGGAAGTTTAGTCTATCTTGCTAAAAAAAGAAAACAGGGCGGTGAGCAATCGTGA
- a CDS encoding DUF916 domain-containing protein — protein sequence MENKKNVRFSLILFTLCSFFFAVTANEVSAESSKGLNFSYENVIPKNQISDNSYFELKVKPGDKQTLVTKLTNESDKEVVVQVSVSNATTSSSGIINYGANKEKLVGKNNLSINDMIEFPTQVKLKAHETKDLKFKLNIPKKEFEGLILGGIELKELEKSDDKKAETGASLKNEYSYVYSVSLKENEEVVTPEFTSSGTDYEQGAFTTINNEKSLIASKVKIETTLMGKETDKVINTFKVEDYRFAPNSTLVLPLNGTEELPIGDYRTKTTLTMNDQNWTFEGAFKVSKENQKKKDVFIDETPEEKKVNWLIIVLVVTSFIGLTVGIFYLLNRKKRD from the coding sequence ATGGAAAATAAAAAAAATGTAAGATTCAGTTTGATATTATTTACCCTATGTAGCTTCTTTTTTGCAGTGACAGCTAATGAAGTTTCTGCTGAATCGAGTAAGGGATTAAACTTTTCGTATGAAAATGTTATTCCGAAAAATCAAATTAGTGACAATTCTTATTTTGAATTAAAAGTTAAACCAGGTGACAAGCAAACATTGGTGACTAAGCTAACTAATGAGTCTGATAAAGAAGTGGTTGTCCAAGTTAGCGTGAGTAATGCGACAACAAGTTCTTCTGGAATTATCAATTACGGAGCGAATAAAGAAAAGTTAGTAGGGAAAAACAACCTATCAATTAATGATATGATTGAGTTTCCAACACAAGTGAAGCTGAAAGCTCATGAGACGAAAGATTTGAAGTTTAAACTGAATATTCCCAAAAAAGAATTTGAAGGACTTATTCTAGGTGGGATTGAATTAAAAGAATTAGAAAAATCAGATGATAAAAAGGCAGAAACAGGTGCTTCACTGAAGAATGAATATTCGTATGTTTACTCAGTGTCCTTAAAAGAAAATGAAGAGGTAGTAACACCGGAATTTACGTCTTCTGGCACTGACTATGAACAAGGTGCTTTTACAACAATCAACAATGAAAAATCTTTGATTGCTTCAAAGGTTAAAATAGAAACAACATTGATGGGAAAAGAAACGGATAAGGTGATTAATACATTCAAAGTAGAAGATTACCGCTTCGCACCGAATAGTACGTTGGTGTTGCCCTTAAACGGCACAGAGGAACTTCCGATTGGTGATTATAGAACTAAGACTACTCTAACTATGAACGATCAAAATTGGACCTTTGAGGGTGCTTTTAAAGTGAGTAAGGAGAATCAAAAGAAAAAAGATGTATTCATTGATGAAACGCCAGAAGAAAAGAAGGTTAATTGGTTAATTATTGTATTGGTTGTGACATCATTCATTGGTTTAACCGTAGGAATATTTTATTTATTAAATAGGAAGAAAAGAGACTGA
- the lepB gene encoding signal peptidase I, translating into MKKKKKQNQKKKSHKRVVHSKGKKRKKRKKKNSRVTLVIKELAISLIVGTLIGAMIFFYVYSFQRMTGNGMAPVIEKNDMLLVNKRFKELNRFDVVFLEGSNKDGAVRVIGLPGESVRYKEDYLYVNEQPVDEKFLIKTINTYNKDGKTFTEGESSDQLLQVDKIPKGYYFVLGDNRPHATDSRYYGLVSKDDIKGKVPMTLLPIKRIDHY; encoded by the coding sequence ATGAAAAAAAAGAAGAAACAAAACCAGAAAAAGAAGAGCCATAAAAGAGTAGTCCATTCTAAAGGAAAGAAACGTAAAAAACGCAAGAAAAAGAATTCACGTGTGACTCTGGTGATAAAAGAATTGGCAATTTCTTTAATCGTAGGGACGCTTATTGGAGCCATGATATTCTTTTATGTTTATTCCTTCCAACGGATGACAGGAAACGGAATGGCACCAGTGATTGAGAAGAATGACATGCTTCTAGTGAATAAACGATTCAAAGAACTCAATCGATTTGATGTTGTCTTTTTAGAAGGTAGTAACAAAGACGGTGCTGTTCGTGTGATTGGCTTACCTGGTGAGAGTGTTCGCTATAAGGAAGATTATCTTTATGTGAACGAACAACCAGTGGACGAAAAATTTTTAATCAAGACAATCAATACATATAATAAAGATGGAAAAACATTTACTGAAGGAGAATCAAGTGATCAGCTCCTTCAAGTGGATAAGATACCAAAAGGCTATTATTTTGTCTTAGGGGATAATCGTCCTCATGCGACAGATAGTCGGTATTATGGATTGGTGAGTAAGGATGATATCAAAGGAAAAGTTCCGATGACCTTACTGCCGATTAAGAGAATTGATCATTATTAA
- a CDS encoding WxL domain-containing protein yields the protein MKLSTKSAAALIALLAASTVGGVYVSADEASEAAEAEAAKTIKSDGRVEIGNAKDTGDDLKKTLDPETSGYLVQPGKTNGLDQMVVNTKKGPMKIERVPNFDFGKIEPQANDVFQYAKDYDYKKNVAAKDQPEDLKDVKRGAIIQFADVRNDQFGYTVKASMSEQFKNAENKMLAGSTILLNHGIMKAEDTNENKVPTTFKTGDLKLVEGTDGLNGAAVEVVTAAATEGKGRFVVEYGQSGTFDKTDKFAGIGADEKDSADKSVQLMIPNKTASNMAKGNYTAKITWTIGATE from the coding sequence ATGAAATTATCAACAAAAAGCGCAGCAGCATTAATCGCATTATTAGCAGCATCAACAGTTGGAGGAGTTTACGTATCAGCTGACGAGGCATCAGAAGCGGCAGAAGCAGAAGCAGCAAAAACAATCAAATCAGACGGAAGAGTAGAAATTGGTAATGCAAAAGATACTGGTGATGACCTTAAAAAAACTCTTGACCCTGAAACTAGTGGTTACTTAGTACAACCAGGAAAAACTAATGGATTAGATCAAATGGTTGTTAATACTAAAAAAGGTCCAATGAAAATTGAACGTGTACCAAACTTTGATTTTGGAAAAATTGAACCACAAGCCAATGATGTTTTCCAATATGCAAAAGATTATGATTACAAAAAAAATGTAGCAGCTAAAGATCAACCAGAAGATCTTAAAGATGTAAAACGTGGCGCTATTATCCAATTTGCAGACGTACGTAATGATCAATTTGGTTATACAGTTAAAGCAAGCATGTCAGAACAATTTAAAAATGCTGAAAACAAAATGTTAGCTGGATCTACAATCTTACTTAATCATGGTATTATGAAAGCAGAAGATACTAATGAAAATAAAGTACCTACAACCTTCAAAACTGGTGATTTAAAATTAGTTGAAGGTACAGATGGATTAAATGGTGCAGCAGTTGAAGTTGTGACTGCAGCAGCTACTGAAGGTAAAGGTCGTTTTGTAGTTGAATACGGACAAAGTGGAACGTTTGATAAAACTGATAAATTTGCAGGGATTGGTGCTGATGAAAAAGATTCAGCAGATAAATCTGTCCAATTAATGATTCCTAACAAAACAGCTTCAAACATGGCTAAAGGTAACTACACAGCTAAAATCACTTGGACTATTGGAGCAACTGAATAA